In one window of Rathayibacter caricis DSM 15933 DNA:
- a CDS encoding ABC transporter ATP-binding protein — protein sequence MSTAPTTPADAPVLTAEDITVRYRRGRTDFLALDGVSITVPRATTVGLVGESGSGKSTLAKAILGLTPIASGRVTLLGEDVTRLTGRHRRRLGRTLQAVFQDPNTSLNPSFTIGRSLIEPLRAQGLLGSVDAASRITDVLNAVGMEADVARRRPRQFSGGQRQRISMARALITDPQVVVCDEAVSALDLSVQAQVLNLLSDLQQQRGLSYLFISHDMSVVKHLCHEVTVLYRGRIKESGPTASVTSSPRDPYTRALLLAAPIADPRRQRERRAAETAGDSSTAA from the coding sequence ATGAGCACCGCACCGACCACCCCGGCCGACGCGCCGGTCCTCACTGCCGAGGACATCACGGTCCGCTACCGCCGCGGCCGCACCGACTTCCTCGCCCTCGACGGCGTGAGCATCACCGTGCCGCGCGCCACGACCGTCGGCCTCGTCGGCGAGTCGGGATCCGGGAAGTCGACCCTGGCCAAGGCGATCCTCGGTCTCACTCCGATCGCCTCGGGCCGGGTCACCCTGCTCGGGGAGGACGTCACCCGGCTCACCGGGCGCCACCGCCGCCGGCTCGGCAGGACCCTGCAGGCCGTGTTCCAGGACCCCAACACGTCGCTGAACCCCTCGTTCACGATCGGCCGCAGCCTGATCGAGCCGCTGCGCGCGCAGGGCCTGCTCGGCTCGGTGGACGCCGCCTCCCGGATCACCGACGTGCTGAACGCGGTGGGCATGGAGGCCGACGTCGCCCGACGCCGACCGCGGCAGTTCTCGGGTGGCCAGCGCCAGCGGATCTCGATGGCGCGCGCCCTGATCACCGATCCGCAGGTCGTGGTCTGCGACGAGGCCGTCAGTGCCCTGGACCTCTCGGTGCAGGCGCAGGTCCTGAACCTGCTGTCGGACCTCCAGCAGCAGCGCGGGCTGAGCTACCTCTTCATCTCGCACGACATGTCCGTGGTGAAGCACCTCTGCCACGAGGTGACGGTGCTGTACCGCGGGCGGATCAAGGAGTCCGGGCCGACCGCCTCGGTCACCTCCTCGCCCCGCGACCCGTACACGCGGGCGCTACTCCTGGCGGCTCCGATCGCGGATCCGCGCCGTCAGCGCGAGCGTCGCGCCGCGGAGACCGCCGGCGACTCCTCCACCGCGGCCTGA